CGACCGACTCCTGAACACCTTGGCGGAGCTCCGCGACCTCGGCAACACCCTGCTCGTCGTCGAACACGACGAGGAGACGATGCGCCGGGCCGACGAGGTCATCGACATGGGGCCTGGTCCCGGCAAGCGCGGCGGCGAGGTCGTCGCCCAGGGACCCGTCGAGGAGATCAAACGCGCCGAGAGATCGATCACGGGCGACTATCTCAGCGGTCGGAAGGCGATCCCGGTGCCCGAGGAACGACGCGATCCCGACGACGAACTCGTGATCCGGGGCGCGCGCCAGCACAACCTCGACGATCTCGACGTGTCGATCCCGTTGGGTTGTTTCACCGCGATCACCGGCGTATCGGGCTCCGGAAAGTCGACGCTCATGCACGACGTGCTCTACAAGGGGCTCGTGCGCGAGATGAACGACAACCGCTCCGTCGATCCTGGCGAGCACGATGCGATCGAGTACGACGGGATCGAAACTGTCAGGTTGATCGATCAGTCGCCGATCGGCCGGACGCCGCGCTCGAACCCCGCGACTTATACTGGGGTGTTCGATTACGTCCGCAAGCGCTTCGCCGAGACCAAACTCGCCAAACAGCGTGGCTACGAGAAGGGCCGTTTCTCGTTCAACGTCAAAGGCGGCCGGTGTGAGGCCTGCGGCGGCCAGGGCACGGTCAAGATCGAGATGAACTTCCTCTCCGATGTTCACGTGCCCTGTGAGGAGTGTGGTGGCGCGCGCTACAACGATGAGACCCTCGACGTGACGTTCAAGGGGAAAACCATCGCGGACGTGCTCGACATGTCGATCGAGGAGGCCTACGACTTCTTCGAGGCCGACACCAGGCTCGAACGCCGGCTCCAGCTTCTCCGGGACGTCGGACTGGGGTACATGCGACTCGGTCAGCCCTCGACCACCCTCTCCGGGGGCGAGGCCCAGCGCGTCAAACTCGCCGAGGAGTTGGGAAAGAAACAGACCGGCGACACGCTCTATCTGCTCGACGAGCCCACGACAGGGCTGCATTCGGCCGACGAGCGCAAGCTCATCGACGTGCTCCAACGCCTCACCGACAACGGCAACACCGTTGTCGTGGTCGAACACGAACTCGACCTCGTGAAGAACGCCGATCACGTGATCGACCTCGGCCCCGAGGGCGGCGAACACGGGGGCGAGATCGTAGCGGCGGATACGCCCGAGGCGCTGACTGGTGTCGAGGACTCCCACACTGGGCGATACCTCCGAGATCTGCTGCCTGGCGTCGACCTGGAGGGGCCGCGAGCGGAACGCCGCGTCGGGGCCGCTGGCGACGACTGACGTTCCCCTTGCGGCACGTCCCGTCGTCGATCACTCCTCGACGAGCCGCGCCACGGCGTCGTAGACATCGCTCCGGTCCAGCGCGGAGCGCACGAGCAGCTGGCCGCCGATGCTCGCCGGGCTGATGACGGTGTCGGCCCCCGCGCGTTCGAGCTTCGGAACGTTCTCACGGTCGGTGGCGGCCGCGACGATGTACACCTCGCTGTTCAGATCCCGCGCCGTCAGCACCGCGAGTGCGTCCTGGGCGTCGTCGTCGGTCGCGACCACGACCGCCCGCGCGTCGTCGATGCGGGCGCGCCGGAGGGTCTCCTCGTCGCTCGGATCGGCGGTGAGAACGTCGACGTCTCGGTCGGCTAGCGTCGACGCCCGCTCGGAATCGGGTGTGATGACGAGGAACTCGGCGGCATCCGTGAGCTCCGCGACCACGGGTTCGGTGAGATCGCCGTAGCCGAGCACCAGCACGTGGTCTTCGAGGAGTTCGAGTTGGCTCCCGGTCATGCGCCCGAGCGCCCGCGAAAAGCGCGCCTCGATCGCGGGGCCCAGCAGCGTCCCGAGCGCGAGCGCGAAACTGCTGGCTCCGAGGAGCACGACCGAGATGCCGAACAGCCGCGCGGCCTGACTCGTCGGCACCGCATCGCCGTAACCGACCGTGCTCGCGGTCGCGATCGCGTAGTAGAACGCATCGATCGGGGTATCGATGGTGGTGAACTCGTCACGGAGCGTGTACGCGCCCACCGTCCCATAAACCTGTGTGGCGACGAGCGCGGCCCCGGCCGCCAGCTGTGATGTCGAAACCGAAAGCTCCCGGTCGAACCGTGTGGCGTTCACGAGCACCACTGGGAACGTCACGATCGAGAGCACGACGAGCGGCACCGACAGCGAACTCGACTGGAGCAGTCCCTGGAGCGCACCCATCGGGAGGAGGATGGTCGTCGCGTACCACGCGACTCGCAGCCGCCGCCGGAGCCCGAGCGCGCTCACGACGAGTAGAAAGCCGGTGAGCGATCCGGTGAAACCGGCGGTTCGCTGTATCCACTCCGGAACGAACTGCCCGAGCGGGCCGACGACGCTCCGCGCACCGATGTTCGCGACCCCGGTCGCTACCGACAGCGCGGCGACGGTCGCGGCGAGGAGGACCGTGAGCCGGCCGCCGTGACGCTGCCAGTACGAACGAACCCACGTGCTGTCCACTCGCGTTGCTACCAGTCCACACCGATAAAACTGGACCGATGCCGCGCCGTGGTCCCGCCCCTCCCATCCGCTCGTTCGTCGATTCGTGGACACCAGAACCGCGACGTTCGAGCCGTCAGACTCGCCAGTACGAAGGGGAGAACACGATGAGAACCGAGAGGATCTCGAGGCGACCGATCCACATCAACAGCGCCATGTAGACCTTCGCGGCCGACGAGAACGGTAGGAAGTTGTTCATCGGGCCCACGACGCCGACGCCCGGCCCGACGTTGCCAAGCGTCGCGATCGCCGCGCTCACCGTCTCGATACCGGAGAGCTCGAGGCCGGTCAGGTGGCTGTCGATGTAGAGGACGATCGTGGAGGCCACGAAGATCACGATGAAGAGCATCACGAACACGAACACGCTCCGGATCGTGTCCTCGTCGGTGGTTCCCGAGGGGAGCTCGATCGGCCGCACCGCCTCGGGGTGGATCGAAGTGAAAAGTTCTCTAGCCATCGCTTTCTGCACGAGATACCACCGGATGATCTTGATCGAGCCCGCCGCGGAGCCGGCCGACCCCCCCAGAAACATCGCGAACAGGAGCACGACCTGGCTCGACTGGTCCCACGTGTTGAAGTCCATGCTCGCGTAGCCCGTGGTGGTCACGATCGCGGCGGTCTGGAAGAGCGCCTGGCGCACCGAGTGCTCGACGTCGCCGGGGATCGTCGCGACGCCCGAAGGGATCTCGTCGAGGCCGACGCCGGCGAACAGCAGGACGGCGAGGAGGCCGCCGACGACACCCATCGCGAGGAGGTACGACCGGAACTCGACGTTGCGAAACAGCCGTCCGGGCTCGCCACGCATGGCGTACCAGAAGAGTGCGAAGTTGGTGCCGGCGACAATCATGAAGACGATCACCGCCCACTGGATCGCCGGCGAGAACGCCTCGACACTCCGCGCTTGCGGCGAGAACCCGCCCGTGGGAAGCGTCGTCAGGGCGTGGGCGACCGCACCATAAAAGTCCATCTCGGGAGCCACGCCGGCGAGGTGAAGTGCGTAGTACACCGCGACCGCGAGCGCCGTGAACCCGACGTAGATGCCCCAGAGCGCCCGAGCGGTGTCCTGGATCCGCGGGGTGAGCTTCTGGATCGAGAGACCGGGCGCTTCCTCGCCGATGACCTGTGCGCCACCGACCGAGAGTTCAGGGAGGATGGCGACCATGAGCACCAGGATTCCCATGCCGCCGATCCACTGAGTGAGCTGTCGCCACAGCAGGATCGACCGGGAGTGCTGTTCGAAGGAAATCTCCGCGAGGACGGTCGATCCCGTCGTGGTGAACCCGCTCATGCTCTCGAAGAAAGCGTTCGCCGGCTGGGCGATCGTGCCCTGGCCCGCGAGCAGGTACGGGAGCATCCCGACCAGCGGAACGACTAGCCACGTGAGACTCACGACGAGGAACGCCTCGCGGTGGCCGAGCTGGGCGTCCGATCGGAGGCGATCGAGAACGACACCCAGCCCGCCCATCGCCGCGATCGTCACGAGAAACGGGACCGGGTCCTCGCCGTAGTAGAGCGCGGCCGCCGCCGGTACGAGCGGCGCGAGCGCCATGTACTTGAGCACCAGCCCGACGAACCCAAGACTCGACTTGTAATCGATGTAGACGTCGAAATCCAGGTTGAGGGCGTCCGTCACCGCACTCAGCCGGTCGGCACTCATGCGACTGTCTGGGTGCCCGTCCGACAAATAAGGGCCTCGATACACGAACCGAGTACCGCCTGGCGGCGAGCGTGTCGACGCTCCTTCCCCGGAGCGTCGCCATCGATTTATGGGACACTCGACACGATACGACGAGCCGCCAACCGAGCTCTTCGGACACGGCTCATCACGACATCGACGGCGCACGCCGAGTACGTCGGCGAACACGCGACCGTCAACCTCGATCGTCCCACTGCCAAACGGCGTGCTGGAGGCCACGACGTTCGGCCGGTCACGAAATCCGAGACGACCGCACGAGTGCCGGCGGCTGCAGGCCGACCGTTTACGGGAGTGCTCTCGAACGTTATCATGGCTTTATGATGGCGGCCGGTACGCAACAGTAGACAACAGTGTGGAGAACGATACTGCCTCGGAGCTATGAGCATGGTCGGTAACGAAAGCACGAAATGAGTTCGGAGAAGCCACAAGGACCGCTCGAACGGGAACTCCGCCGGCTCTCGTCGGTGAGTTCTCTCGGCGATCTCACCCAGCGCCAGCGAACCGTTCTCACCTTCTTCGCCATACTCGCCGCCATCATCGGCGTCTACACGGTGCTCTACAACGTCGGGATGCGGCGGCTGGAAGGCGACGACTACACCCTTTTCCGTTCGTTTCAGACCGTCATCAACACGATGACGACCACCGGCTACGGAGGGGACTCGCCGTGGCAGACGCCGATCATGAACGTGTTCGTGGTCTGGATGCAGCTTTCGGGCGTCGTCATCGGGTTCGTCACGCTACGAATCCTCATCATTCCGCTGTTCGAGCGCGCACCGGTGGTGCTCGACGAACAACTCACCGAGAAGAGCGATCACGTCGTCGTCTGTGAGTACGGTCGTGGACGGGACGTTCTCCTCGACGAGTTCGAACGCATCGGCATCGAGTACGTGCTCGTGGATTCGGACAAAGAGGAGGCCATTGGCCTGTCGAACCGGGGGTACGCGGTTATCGACGGTGACCCGACCGATGTCGAGACGCTGGAGCGCGCATCGATCGAGGACGCTTCGCTCGTGATCTCGGATGCGGGCGACCGGAACACGAGCGTTGCGCTGACTGCGCACCAATGCAACGAGGACGTGCGAGTGGTGTGTCTCACCGACACGCCGGACCGCCGGGAGGCACTCGAACGGGCCGGTGTCGATCGCGTCGTCTGCCCGCCGTCGCTCATCGGTCGACAGTTGGCCGAGAAAGCGTCGACGGATTTCGATCTCTCGGGATCGACGGACGTGCTCGGCGAGAACACCGTCGTCCGAGAGGTCGTCGTGCGGCGTGATGGGCCCCTTCACGACACGCCAGTCGGTGCGACGCCGATCGTCGAAGACCCTCGGCTTACGCTCGTCGCCGCGTGGATCGACGGCGAACTGCGGATCCCGCCCGGCCCGAACGACCGGCTGACGCCGAACGCAGTCCTCGTGGTCGTCGGGGACGCCGAATCCTTCGAGGGGATTCGTGGCGGGACCGCGAACGTGCAGTCCACTGTGACCCACGCGGACGTCATCGTCGCTGGCGTCGGTGTGGCAGGCGAGGCGGCGATCGGACAGCTCCCCGAACGCGCCGACCCAACGACGATCGACGTCCGTGACGATCCCGCGACGGACGTCGTCGGCGACGCCAGCACGCCGGACGTTCTCGAACGGGCCGGCATCGGTGAGGCGACCGCGCTCCTCCTCACCATCGACAACGACGATGCTGCACTGCTCGCCACGGCAGTCGCACGATCGCTCACCGACACTATCGAGATCCTGGTGCGAGTGACTGACGCCGAAAGCGTCCCGAAAGCGTTCGGAGCGGGCGCTGATTACGCGCTCTCCGAACAGCGCACGACCGCACGAACGCTGGCTGCCGACGTCTTCGGCGAGTCAGTGATCAATCCCGTCGGACAGATACGGATCATCCGCACCCCCGCCACACCTTTCGTCGGGCGAACGCTCAGCAGCTCCGAAGAAGACTCCGATCGAGGCTGGGTTCTCCTCGGCGTCGAACGGAACGGGACGTTCCGAACGGACGATTCCGTCGAGATCACGACCAACGATTCGGTCGTCGTCGCCGGAACTGACGCTGCGATCCAAAATTTCGAACGACGAACCGATAGCGCCCGCTGACGGTCCCGACGAACTCGGAGCGGACCGTCGACGATCCGTGTTCGACTGGACGGGACGAACGTTTTCACCCATCGTCGCGTAGCCCTCGCCATGCCCACGATCCACGCCGCGATGCGGAACGGGCTGCTCGTCGCCGTGCGTGACGACGTTGCGGAGCACGACGGCGCGACGACCGATGGAGTGGTGTCCGACGGCGCGGTGCCCGGCGACGCCTGGCGAACGACGCGTCGCCTCGCCGAACACGATCTCGAATGCGTCGCGGTCCATCCCGCATCCCCCGACCGCGTGTTCGTCAGCACGTTCGACGCCGGGCTCCATCGGAGCGAGGACGGCGGAGAGAGCTTCGAACGCGTCGGCCAGGGCACCATCGGCGAGCACGTGATGTCGCTCGCGGTCGATCCCGAGAGTCCGGAGACGGTCTGGGCTGGGACCGAACCGAGCGCGGTCTATCGTTCGACCGACGGCGGCGTGTCGTGGGAACACCGCGAGGGACTCACCGACCTGCCGTCGTCTTCGGAGTGGTCGTTCCCGCCGCGGCCCGACACTCACCACGTCCGGTGGATCGAACCCGATCCCCACGATTCGGGCCATCTCTACGTCGGGATCGAAGCGGGCGCGTTGATCGAGACCCACGACGCCGGCGAGACGTGGGAAGACCGCGTCGAGACCGCGCGCGTCGACAACCATTCTTTGACTACGCATCCCGACGCACCCGAGCGTGCGTGGTCGGCGGCGGGCGACGGCTACGCCGAGACCCACGACGCCGGCGAGACGTGGGTCCACCCCCAAGAGGGGCTCGACCACCGCTACTGCTGGAGCGTCGCGGTCGACCCTGCCGATCCCGACACCGTCCTCCTCTCGTCCGCGAGCGGTCCCCGATCGGCGCACAACACAGACACCGCCGAGAGCTACGTCTACCGCAAGCGCGGCGACAGTCCGACGGCGACCGGCGGCGGCGTGTCGTGGGAGCGCCTCGACGACCGCGGCCTCCCGACCGGCGAGGGCGTCGTCCGAGCAGTGCTCGCGCCGGGTGCTGCGGCGGGCGAGTTTTACGCGGTCAACAACCGTGGTCTCTTTTTCACGACCGATGCCGGCGATTCGTGGACACGACTCGGCGTCGAGTGGCCCGCGGCGTTCGAGTCACAGACGCCGCGCGGTCTCGCCGTGCTCGCTTGATCCGGCAGCGAATGGCCCCTCTGGTAGCGCGAATCAATCCTCGAACTCGGTGCGTTCGGTCGCGGGGGTCGGGTCGTCGCGGTCGTCGTAGAACGCGCGGTAGGTCGCCCGATACCGCGCGAGCTTCCGGTAGAGGAAGTAGCCGAAGAAGCCGTCGTAGAGCACCACGAACGCGAGGAGTGTCACGAAGGTCGGGACGCCGAGCACTGCGGCCGCGATCGACGGGACGAACGTGAGGGTGTTGTACGTCGCGTGGATCAGCGCGGCGATCAGGAGCCCTTTGATCACGATCGGGCCCGCCCGATCGCGGTTGAACTTCGCCAGCCCGAGATAGTAGCCCGCAAAGGCCGAGTAGATCACGTGGCCCGGGCCGGCGATCGCGCGGGCGGGCGTCACGCCGCCGCCGGCACCGAGAATGTTGCCGATGACTGGGGTGCTGACTGCGTCGGTGATGTAGAGGGCGTTCTCGATCGAGGCGAACCCGAGACCCGCGACCGCACCGTACACCGCGCCGTCGATCACCGCATCGAAACGCGAACTCCGGTAGGCGTAGATCCTGACTGCGAGCCACTTCACCGTCTCCTCGACCGGTCCGACCACCAGGTAGAAAAACCAGACCGTTCCCACCACCGGGACCAGGCCGAAAACATCGCTCAAATAGGAGTTGACAAGCGCGGCGAATCCCGCGAACAGCGTCCCGAGCGCGAACGTCGCAGCGAGCAAGGATGGTGGCTCCGCCGACGTGACATCCGTTCGCCAGACGAAGACGACGAGCGCGAGCGCCGGCAGGATCGACAGCAGCGTGAACCCGCCGACGATGGGGTTCGTGACTCGCGTCAGGTCGGTGCTCGACAGCAACAGCCAGAGGATGGCGAGCGACGCGAGCACCAGAATCAGCTGTGCAGTCGCCTGCAACACCCGATAGAGCGTGACCGCGATCCCATCGAGTGGCGATCGCACCTCCCACGTCGTCACATCGTAGAGATCGCGCGTCCCGTCGTCGCGCGCCTGCACTGGATCGTGTCCGTCCACCATACCCGCTTCTCGGTCCCCGGTTCCTAACCGTTGTCCCTGTCCGAAAAATCCATGTGAT
Above is a window of Halococcus salifodinae DSM 8989 DNA encoding:
- a CDS encoding PrsW family intramembrane metalloprotease; this encodes MVDGHDPVQARDDGTRDLYDVTTWEVRSPLDGIAVTLYRVLQATAQLILVLASLAILWLLLSSTDLTRVTNPIVGGFTLLSILPALALVVFVWRTDVTSAEPPSLLAATFALGTLFAGFAALVNSYLSDVFGLVPVVGTVWFFYLVVGPVEETVKWLAVRIYAYRSSRFDAVIDGAVYGAVAGLGFASIENALYITDAVSTPVIGNILGAGGGVTPARAIAGPGHVIYSAFAGYYLGLAKFNRDRAGPIVIKGLLIAALIHATYNTLTFVPSIAAAVLGVPTFVTLLAFVVLYDGFFGYFLYRKLARYRATYRAFYDDRDDPTPATERTEFED
- a CDS encoding WD40/YVTN/BNR-like repeat-containing protein; this encodes MPTIHAAMRNGLLVAVRDDVAEHDGATTDGVVSDGAVPGDAWRTTRRLAEHDLECVAVHPASPDRVFVSTFDAGLHRSEDGGESFERVGQGTIGEHVMSLAVDPESPETVWAGTEPSAVYRSTDGGVSWEHREGLTDLPSSSEWSFPPRPDTHHVRWIEPDPHDSGHLYVGIEAGALIETHDAGETWEDRVETARVDNHSLTTHPDAPERAWSAAGDGYAETHDAGETWVHPQEGLDHRYCWSVAVDPADPDTVLLSSASGPRSAHNTDTAESYVYRKRGDSPTATGGGVSWERLDDRGLPTGEGVVRAVLAPGAAAGEFYAVNNRGLFFTTDAGDSWTRLGVEWPAAFESQTPRGLAVLA
- a CDS encoding potassium channel family protein, with translation MSSEKPQGPLERELRRLSSVSSLGDLTQRQRTVLTFFAILAAIIGVYTVLYNVGMRRLEGDDYTLFRSFQTVINTMTTTGYGGDSPWQTPIMNVFVVWMQLSGVVIGFVTLRILIIPLFERAPVVLDEQLTEKSDHVVVCEYGRGRDVLLDEFERIGIEYVLVDSDKEEAIGLSNRGYAVIDGDPTDVETLERASIEDASLVISDAGDRNTSVALTAHQCNEDVRVVCLTDTPDRREALERAGVDRVVCPPSLIGRQLAEKASTDFDLSGSTDVLGENTVVREVVVRRDGPLHDTPVGATPIVEDPRLTLVAAWIDGELRIPPGPNDRLTPNAVLVVVGDAESFEGIRGGTANVQSTVTHADVIVAGVGVAGEAAIGQLPERADPTTIDVRDDPATDVVGDASTPDVLERAGIGEATALLLTIDNDDAALLATAVARSLTDTIEILVRVTDAESVPKAFGAGADYALSEQRTTARTLAADVFGESVINPVGQIRIIRTPATPFVGRTLSSSEEDSDRGWVLLGVERNGTFRTDDSVEITTNDSVVVAGTDAAIQNFERRTDSAR
- a CDS encoding NAD-binding protein, with the translated sequence MDSTWVRSYWQRHGGRLTVLLAATVAALSVATGVANIGARSVVGPLGQFVPEWIQRTAGFTGSLTGFLLVVSALGLRRRLRVAWYATTILLPMGALQGLLQSSSLSVPLVVLSIVTFPVVLVNATRFDRELSVSTSQLAAGAALVATQVYGTVGAYTLRDEFTTIDTPIDAFYYAIATASTVGYGDAVPTSQAARLFGISVVLLGASSFALALGTLLGPAIEARFSRALGRMTGSQLELLEDHVLVLGYGDLTEPVVAELTDAAEFLVITPDSERASTLADRDVDVLTADPSDEETLRRARIDDARAVVVATDDDAQDALAVLTARDLNSEVYIVAAATDRENVPKLERAGADTVISPASIGGQLLVRSALDRSDVYDAVARLVEE
- a CDS encoding TrkH family potassium uptake protein, translated to MSADRLSAVTDALNLDFDVYIDYKSSLGFVGLVLKYMALAPLVPAAAALYYGEDPVPFLVTIAAMGGLGVVLDRLRSDAQLGHREAFLVVSLTWLVVPLVGMLPYLLAGQGTIAQPANAFFESMSGFTTTGSTVLAEISFEQHSRSILLWRQLTQWIGGMGILVLMVAILPELSVGGAQVIGEEAPGLSIQKLTPRIQDTARALWGIYVGFTALAVAVYYALHLAGVAPEMDFYGAVAHALTTLPTGGFSPQARSVEAFSPAIQWAVIVFMIVAGTNFALFWYAMRGEPGRLFRNVEFRSYLLAMGVVGGLLAVLLFAGVGLDEIPSGVATIPGDVEHSVRQALFQTAAIVTTTGYASMDFNTWDQSSQVVLLFAMFLGGSAGSAAGSIKIIRWYLVQKAMARELFTSIHPEAVRPIELPSGTTDEDTIRSVFVFVMLFIVIFVASTIVLYIDSHLTGLELSGIETVSAAIATLGNVGPGVGVVGPMNNFLPFSSAAKVYMALLMWIGRLEILSVLIVFSPSYWRV